The following are encoded in a window of Platichthys flesus chromosome 11, fPlaFle2.1, whole genome shotgun sequence genomic DNA:
- the alg2 gene encoding alpha-1,3/1,6-mannosyltransferase ALG2, with product MVRVVFLHPDLGIGGAERLVVDAAVALKSRGCSVQIWTAHYDPTHCFSETLDPDLPVVCVGDWLPTSVFGYLHALCAYLRMIYVALYLVFLSGVEYDVIFCDQVSVCIPMLRLSRQRKKVLFYCHFPDQLLTQRRSTLKKLYRAPIDWLEERTTGMADMILVNSKFTAGIFRETFHSLSRVQTDVLYPSLNTRTFDQPSSEAQGLGGLFPEATSCLFLSLNRYERKKNLGLALEALAFLMSSLAPCQRAEIHLVVAGGYDDRVTENVQHHNELKELAEQLHLKDCVTFLRSPSDSLKVALLQGSAAVLYTPSREHFGIVPVEAMYCCCPVIAVNSGGPLESVADGETGFLCEPTAKAFSVAMERLVREPQLRRDMGQAGRRRVQDKFSLQAFSDQLHGYIVSLSQ from the exons ATGGTGCGGGTTGTGTTCCTCCATCCAGACCTGGGTATCGGTGGAGCAGAGCGGCTGGTGGTGGATGCCGCTGTCGCCCTGAAGTCTCGGGGATGTAGCGTTCAGATCTGGACGGCCCATTATGATCCAACACACTGCTTCTCTGAAACCCTGGACCCAGACCTGCCTGTG gtgtgtgtgggtgactgGCTTCCCACCAGTGTGTTTGGTTACCTACATGCCCTATGTGCCTACCTGAGGATGATCTATGTAGCCCTCTACCTGGTCTTCCTCAGTGGGGTGGAGTATGATGTCATCTTCTGTGATCAG GTGTCGGTGTGCATCCCGATGTTGAGACTTTCCCGTCAAAGGAAGAAAGTTTTGTTTTACTGTCACTTCCCCGACCAGCTGCTGACCCAGAGGAGGTCAACTCTGAAGAAGCTTTACCGGGCTCCCATTGACTGGCTGGAGGAACGCACCACAGGAATGGCTGACATG ATTCTGGTAAACAGCAAGTTCACTGCAGGCATCTTCAGAGAGACCTTTCATAGTCTGAGCAGAGTCCAGACAGACGTCCTCTATCCTTCTCTCAACACACGTACCTTTGACCAGCCCTCCTCTGAAGCACAGGGCCTGGGGGGGCTGTTCCCTGAGGCCACCTCCTGCCTGTTCCTCTCTCTGAACAGATATGAGAGAAAGAAGAATCTGGGCCTGGCTCTGGAGGCTCTGGCCTTCCTGATGAGCAGCCTCGCTCCATGCCAGAGAGCAGAGATTCACCTGGTGGTGGCAGGGGGCTATGATGACCGAGTTACTGAGAATGTTCAACATCACAATGAACTGAAAGAACTGGCAGAGCAGCTCCACTTAAAGGACTGTGTCACTTTCCTGCGTTCCCCCTCTGATTCACTGAAGGTGGCACTGCTCCAGGGCAGCGCCGCCGTGCTCTACACCCCGAGCAGAGAGCATTTTGGGATCGTTCCCGTTGAGGCCATGTACTGCTGCTGCCCTGTTATCGCCGTGAACTCTGGGGGTCCCCTGGAGAGTGTGGCAGACGGGGAGACGGGCTTCTTGTGCGAGCCCACGGCCAAAGCCTTCTCTGTGGCCATGGAGAGGCTCGTCAGGGAGCCGCAGCTCCGCAGGGACATGGGACaagctgggaggaggagggtgcaaGATAAGTTCTCTCTTCAGGCCTTCTCTGACCAGCTGCATGGGTACATTGTCAGTCTGAGCCAGTGA
- the sec61b gene encoding protein transport protein Sec61 subunit beta: protein MPGPAVSATNVGASGRSPSKTVAPRAAGSTVRQRKATSSSARSGARTTGSAGTGGMWRFYTEDSPGLKVGPVPVLVMSLLFIASVFMLHIWGKYTRS, encoded by the exons ATG cctggACCAGCAGTAAGTGCAACCAATGTCGGGGCCTCTGGCCGTTCCCCGAGCAAGACGGTGGCCCCCCGCGCCGCAGGCTCCACTGTCCGACAAAG GAAAGCTACCAGCAGTAGTGCACGCAGCGGCGCCAGGACCACGGGATCGGCGGGCACTGGTGGCATGTGGCGCTTCTACACAGAAGACTCACCAGGCCTCAAAGT TGGCCCGGTGCCAGTGCTGGTGATGAGTCTACTCTTCATTGCTTCAGTCTTCATGCTGCACATCTGGGGGAAGTACACCCGCTCTTAA